The Camelina sativa cultivar DH55 chromosome 18, Cs, whole genome shotgun sequence DNA window TGCGTGATCGTTACGGTCAGCGAAAACCGGAGATGAGGCCTGAAACTGGTGGCGCAGGGGCCAAGGGTATTATCATATACACATGCATCCCACGTGGATGGTTGTGATCTGTCTTCAGATTCTCCACCGACAATCGGTCGGTCCTTGTACTAGCTggatatatatagtagtagtacTGTCTGAGAGTTGAGTAAATTAGTTTGTTGTTTGAAAGCTCTGACGCAACGGTTTGTTGTCCCATGTCACTTACGATACGATGGTAGAAACCTTTCGTAGTATCTAGAGTATACGATGGATGATAAACATATATTCAATTCTTGAGATTGTGAATATACACATACTAATTTATAATATCTCATACACATAAATATCATTTGACATCAGAACGCATATCATATAGTAACAATGCCAAAATCCTTTGTATCTCATTGTTCCTAATATGTGTCTTGTCATTGGCAACAAACACATGGACaccgtcttcttctcctttaatCTGAATCCAACTACATCCAggttttttctttaaacctttagctttcatcatctctctcatcttcaCAACTTCATCCCAACTTCCTTCGACCGCATTAGCATTCGATATCGTCACATAGTTACCAGAGTTTTCAGGTTCCGTTTCAAGCAGATGCCTTGATAAGTAGTCCGCAAGCTCAGTCTTATGCTGCTTGTTGCAAGAAGCAACCAAAGATTGGATCATTCTTGCGTCTGGCTTGTATGGCATTTCCTCGATTAACCTTAAGGCCTTGTCTGTTTCTCCAGCTGATGCAAGAAGATCTACCATTAGTCCATAATGTTCCAAGCATGGACACATGCCATGTTTTGAAACCATATCAGTGAAAATCCCGATTGCTTGGTCAATATCCCCAGCATGGTTACAAGCAGATAAGAGGCTTGTGAATGTTATACTATCTGGTTTAATGCCCATCTCTTCCAAGCTTCTGTACAGAGCCATTGCTTTNAAAAAAGGTATGGGGGAAAAATAGAATAAAGAATAGGAATTGAGACAACGCATTTGAGCCCCTTGGCAAATTATAACAGCCTTACGAAATTAAATTGGTGGGAGGCAACATGGCCTCCAACTTATCTAACCTACATCTAAAGAGTGTTTTAAGTATCACATTTAATTTGGCGAACAGTAtatatgatttcttcttctttgttgagaAGATCACAACAATCATGTGATTAAGATGGTGTtcacttgtattttttttttttttttgtcaaacagatGGTGTTCACTTGTATATGTAGCTAAAAAtagaaatactttttttttagactagAGAAAAANNNNNNNNNNNNNNNNNNNNNNNNNNNNNNNNNNNNNNNNNNNNNNNNNNNNNNNNNNNNNNNNNNNNNNNNNNNNNNNNNNNNNNNNNNNNNNNNNNNNNNNNNNNNNNNNNNNNNNNNNNNNNNNNNNNNNNNNNNNNNNNNNNNNNNNNNNNNNNNNNNNNNNNNNNNNNNNNNNNNNNNNNNNNNNNNNNNNNNNNNNNNNNNNNNNNNNNNNNNNNNNNNNNNNNNNNNNNNNNNNNNNNNNNNNNNNNNNNNNNNNNNNNNNNNNNNNNNNNNNNNNNNNNNNNNNNNNNNNNNNNNNNNNNNNNNNNNNNNNNNNNNNNNNNNNNNNNNNNNNNNNNNNNNNNNNNNNNNNNNNNNNNNNNNNNNNNNNNNNNNNNNNNNNNNNNNNNNNNNNNNNNNNNNNNNNNNNNNNNNNNNNNNNNNNNNNNNNNNNNNNNNNNNNNNNNNNNNNNNNNNNNNNNNNNNNNNNNNNNNNNNNNNNNNNNNNNNNNNNNNNNNNNNNNNNNNNNNNNNNNNNNNNNNNNNNNNNNNNNNNNNNNNNNNNNNNNNNNNNNNNNNNNNNNNNNNNNNNNNNNNNNNNNNNNNNNNNNNNNNNNNNNNNNNNNNNNNNNNNNNNNNNNNNNNNNNNNNNNNNNNNNNNNNNNNNNNNNNNNNNNNNNNNNNNNNNNNNNNNNNNNNNNNNNNNNNNNNNNNNNNNNNNNNNNNNNNNNNNNNNNNNNNNNNNNNNNNNNNNNNNNNNNNNNNNNNNNNNNNNNNNNNNNNNNNNNNNNNNNNNNNNNNNNNNNNNNNNNNNNNNNNNNNNNNNNNNNNNNNNNNNNNNNNNNNNNNNNNNNNNNNNNNNNNNNNNNNNNNNNNNNNNNNNNNNNNNNNNNNNNNNNNNNNNNNNNNNNNNNNNNNNNNNNNNNNNNNNNNNNNNNNNNNNNNNNNNNNNNNNNNNNNNNNNNNNNNNNNNNNNNNNNNNNNNNNNNNNNNNNNNNNNNNNNNNNNNNNNNNNNNNNNNNNNNNNNNNNNNNNNNNNNNNNNNNNNNNNNNNNNNNNNNNNNNNNNNNNNNNNNNNNNNNNNNNNNNNNNNNNNNNNNNNNNNNNNNNNNNNNNNNNNNNNNNNNNNNNNNNNNNNNNNNNNNNNNNNNNNNNNNNNNNNNNNNNNNNNNNNNNNNNNNNNNNNNNNNNNNNNNNNNNNNNNNNNNNNNNNNNNNNNNNNNNNNNNNNNNNNNNNNNNNNNNNNNNNNNNNNNNNNNNNNNNNNNNNNNNNNNNNNNNNNNNNNNNNNNNNNNNNNNNNNNNNNNNNNNNNNNNNNNNNNNNNNNNNNNNNNNNNNNNNNNNNNNNNNNNNNNNNNNNNNNNNNNNNNNNNNNNNNNNNNNNNNNNNNNNNNNNNNNNNNNNNNNNNNNNNNNNNNNNNNNNNNNNNNNNNNNNNNNNNNNNNNNNNNNNNNNNNNNNNNNNNNNNNNNNNNNNNNNNNNNNNNNNNNNNNNNNNNNNNNNNNNNNNNNNNNNNNNNNNNNNNNNNNNNNNNNNNNNNNNNNNNNNNNNNNNNNNNNNNNNNNNNNNNNNNNNNNNNNNNNNNNNNNNNNNNNNNNNNNNNNNNNNNNNNNNNNNNNNNNNNNNNNNNNNNNNNNNNNNNNNNNNNNNNNNNNNNNNNNNNNNNNNNNNNNNNNNNNNNNNNNNNNNNNNNNNNNNNNNNNNNNNNNNNNNNNNNNNNNNNNNNNNNNNNNNNNNNNNNNNNNNNNNNNNNNNNNNNNNNNNNNNNNNNNNNNNNNNNNNNNNNNNNNNNNNNNNNNNNNNNNNNNNNNNNNNNNNNNNNNNNNNNNNNNNNNNNNNNNNNNNNNNNNNNNNNNNNNNNNNNNNNNNNNNNNNNNNNNNNNNNNNNNNNNNNNNNNNNNNNNNNNNNNNNNNNNNNNNNNNNNNNNNNNNNNNNNNNNNNNNNNNNNNNNNNNNNNNNNNNNNNNNNNNNNNNNNNNNNNNNNNNNNNNNNNNNNNNNNNNNNNNNNNNNNNNNNNNNNNNNNNNNNNNNNNNNNNNNNNNNNNNNNNNNNNNNNNNNNNNNNNNNNNNNNNNNNNNNNNNNNNNNNNNNNNNNNNNNNNNNNNNNNNNNNNNNNNNNNNNNNNNNNNNNNNNNNNNNNNNNNNNNNNNNNNNNNNNNNNNNNNNNNNNNNNNNNNNNNNNNNNNNNNNNNNNNNNNNNNNNNNNNNNNNNNNNNNNNNNNNNNNNNNNNNNNNNNNNNNNNNNNNNNNNNNNNNNNNNNNNNNNNNNNNNNNNNNNNNNNNNNNNNNNNNNNNNNNNNNNNNNNNNNNNNNNNNNNNNNNNNCTGTACAGAGCCATTGCTTCTTTCACGTTACCATATAATGCATACGCCGCGATCATGGCATTGTAGAGGGGCAACTCGCTGTATAACTTACTTCCAAATACCCTCTCTGCTTTGTTTATATCTCCACATTTAGCATACATGTCAACCAAAGAAGTTTCAATAGAAACCGAACAGGAATGCTGTAGATTTCTTATGATGTATCCGTGGATTGATCTTCCGAAATGCAATGATGCTAGATTTGCGCTTGCAGAGAGAGCTACAGTGATGCTAAATGCATTTGGTCTCAGCCCGGATTCTTGCATCTCTCTAAGAAAAAGAATCGCCTCCTCACTGCAACCATTTTGTACCATACCATTCATCATAGTCGTCCACGAGATTATATTTGGAGAGATGCCTGAGGATTGCATCTGCAGGAACATTTCCTTGGCCTCATTTACCTCACCATTCCTTAGAAGACTTAGAACTATCAAATTCCATGTGATCACATTTGGTGGTACACTTTCTAGCTGCATCTCATAAAACAATCTCAAAGCCTCTCCACTAAAACCAGACTCTGCATAGGCTGCAAGTAACGTATTCCACAGTATCAAGTCTTTCTCTACTGTGGAATCAAACACTTTCTTAGCATTAACAATGCTGCCACATTTACCATACATATCCATCGTGGTGCTGGCCAAAACGATATCAGATTCAAGAATGTGTCTGATGCCATAACACTGCACCTCTTTCCCGAATTTAAGATTCTCAGTACGTGCAGCTGCCGACATTAACGTCGCTAAAGTGACACAATCATATTTCAGCTTCTCTAGTCTCATTAACTGACACATGTATATAGCATCTTCAACTAGACCTTGTTGAACATACCCAGATATAAGCAGATTCCATGTTACCACATCCTTATCAAACATCCGATCAAAAACCATCTCAGCATACTCTATCAAACCAACTTTGCAATAGAAGTTCAATAAAGATGTCCCCAGGATATTATCCAGCTCAAGTCCATTAACAATAGCAATGGCATGAGACTGTAACCCCTCTTCAACTCCACCCATATTGGCAGAAGCAGATAAACAAGTCGAGACAGTGACACGAGTAGGCTCAACACCTTCCTTCCTCATATCAGATAAAAGCCTAATCGCTTCCTCATTCATCCCATTTTGAACATAACCAACCATCAACGCATTCCAAGCAACCACATTTCtctcaggaatttcatcaaacacctttctCGCATCATCCAAAACACCGCATTTGCCATACATATCAGCTAAACTACTAGCCACAAACACACAATCATCAAGACCAGATTTTACCACATACCCATGAACACCTCTCCCAAATCGACTCCACTGCAACGCACCACACGCCTTACAAACATTCGGAACCACGAAATTATCAGgaaaaatctcattttcaaGCATCTCAACAAAACCCATCAAAGCTCCTTCACACAACCCAATCCTACACTTCACACCAATAAGAGCCGCCCAAGAGAAAACATTACGAACCCTCAATTTCGAGAAGAGCACTTCAGCGATCTCCAAAGCATCGCACTTCGCGTAGAAGATCACCAATTTGGTCTCGATGTACTCGTTCCTCGCGTAGAAATCACCATTCTTCAAAATCCGAGCATGAATCTGCTTCCCCGTGCTCAAATCTCTCTCGTAAACGCATCCTTGGAGGATTTCGCCGTATATCTCGGGACCAATGCGTAGGTTTCTGAAACCCATCTCTGTAACTAAACTCAGAGCTTCTTTGATCTCACCGCTCTTACATAGAGACGAAACGCGGTGAAAGTAAGACGTGGAAGAAGGAGAATGATGAGCTTGTTCATCGTGATTTTTAGAAGGAGGCTTTGTTGAGACTGAGTACGGAAGCTTAATTGGGATAGTGTTGAAAGGAAGAGAAGCCATTCATGCCTCTCCCTCTCTGATAACGTctctgaggaagaagataaacaaagtTTGTTTCCCTGAACGAATCACCACCGTTGATTAATTTTATCTGGTATTGCCACGTGGACGGTTGCGATCTGTTTCCTGATCGTTGCTCAAATTGTATATTTGCGATTTTCGATTTTatctcggtttttttttttttttataaatagtaacgatgagaatatctaaaattttttatttgaatttactTCGaaattatacaaacaaaaaaaa harbors:
- the LOC104763480 gene encoding pentatricopeptide repeat-containing protein At5g55740, chloroplastic-like, with product MASLPFNTIPIKLPYSVSTKPPSKNHDEQAHHSPSSTSYFHRVSSLCKSGEIKEALSLVTEMGFRNLRIGPEIYGEILQGCVYERDLSTGKQIHARILKNGDFYARNEYIETKLVIFYAKCDALEIAEVLFSKLRVRNVFSWAALIGVKCRIGLCEGALMGFVEMLENEIFPDNFVVPNVCKACGALQWSRFGRGVHGYVVKSGLDDCVFVASSLADMYGKCGVLDDARKVFDEIPERNVVAWNALMVGYVQNGMNEEAIRLLSDMRKEGVEPTRVTVSTCLSASANMGGVEEGLQSHAIAIVNGLELDNILGTSLLNFYCKVGLIEYAEMVFDRMFDKDVVTWNLLISGYVQQGLVEDAIYMCQLMRLEKLKYDCVTLATLMSAAARTENLKFGKEVQCYGIRHILESDIVLASTTMDMYGKCGSIVNAKKVFDSTVEKDLILWNTLLAAYAESGFSGEALRLFYEMQLESVPPNVITWNLIVLSLLRNGEVNEAKEMFLQMQSSGISPNIISWTTMMNGMVQNGCSEEAILFLREMQESGLRPNAFSITVALSASANLASLHFGRSIHGYIIRNLQHSCSVSIETSLVDMYAKCGDINKAERVFGSKLYSELPLYNAMIAAYALYGNVKKAMALYRSLEEMGIKPDSITFTSLLSACNHAGDIDQAIGIFTDMVSKHGMCPCLEHYGLMVDLLASAGETDKALRLIEEMPYKPDARMIQSLVASCNKQHKTELADYLSRHLLETEPENSGNYVTISNANAVEGSWDEVVKMREMMKAKGLKKKPGCSWIQIKGEEDGVHVFVANDKTHIRNNEIQRILALLLYDMRSDVK